The segment GGCATTCTCTTGGAAGACACCACCGACAATGCACAGTCAAGTGATTGTTTTGTGCAAGTTACACCAATAAATGTTAATAGTTGCATTTGCCCCGAGGAATGCGTGACGTCATGGTGCCCCGCGGCCGTCATTACCGCAACACGCCCtcggaatgatgatgatgatgatgatattcTGGTTGGTATATCAAGTGAATCTTTTCACAACTTcacttctcatcatccttgcTCTGTTCTATTCGTATCCATCATAAATTACCTACCTTGATCAAAGACAAGATGGCCGCCTCTCAAACTCGTCAGAGAACTCAGAAGCTCCAATCCACTGCGGATACAATCACCGAATCCGCCAAGCGTCAAGTCAAGGAAGTAGGCGACACCGCCCAAGATGCCTTGACCAGTGGTGCATGGGCCTATCCTCTTTTGGTAAGCGGACAAGTTATACTGAGATGCACGACagagtcaagctgaccattACTCTCTTATAGGGCGTCTACTATCTTGCAACTCGTGAGGGCTTCCGCTGTCTCTAACTGCAATGACTTGTTATTGACGGCTTCTCGTAGACCCCGCTCTGGTCAAGCCTCTGCTCCCCACCCTGTTCAAAGGTGTTCTTATGTCCGCAGGTGTAGTCGCAGGTCTTTTTGCCTTCACCTACCTCCCTCAGGTCGCGGTACTCGCATTCGTGTCGGGGCCTCTCGGTTCGTACCATCCTGGCATTGTCATCTGCCATGTCTGACATACGGATTAGCTTTCGTTCTTGCGGTGCCGTTGCTCCTGAGTGAGGCATATGTTGTCGTCATCTTTTTGACCCGCACTTTGCTTGTTGGTCAAGCTGGTACGGACCTTTTCGATGCAGTACGTCAAAAGTTTCTTCCATTTTTGGCTGTCTTGTGCTCACACTGTCAATAGGTCTTGCTGCAAAAGGGCCATCTTGCCTTGGTCGAGCAAGGTCGAACAGTCACTAGCTCTGGCGGCAAGACCAAAGTACTCGGCACTCTTCTGGCCAAGCCGTTATCCAAGTTCAGCACAGTGAGTCCTCTCACGAATATATGCGAGATGGTGTCTGAACTTGGTTTTGTTGTGCGTAGGACAGCATGGTTCGATACGTGCTCACTCTTCCCCTTAACTTAATTCCCGTTGTCGGtaccgtcttcttccttgggTGAGTCAGACTTGCCGCATCAACCGCATACTCATCAAATACGTGCTGATGATCCAATCATAGGTACAACGGTAAGATCCGTTTCATCAATTATTGGAGACCCAACTGATCCCAGATCCAGGCTTGAAGGCAGGTCCCGGTTATCATGCCCGGTACTTTCAACTCAAAGGTTAtgacaaggagaagcgaCAAGCCGTCATCCAGAAGCGACGAGGAGCGTACACTGCGTTAGTGAACTTGACGTTGTTACTCATTGAATCAGCTGACCTTGCCAATGTCAGATTCGGTACCGTGGCTATGGCTCTTAATTTGATTCCAGTCGTATCAGTCTTCTTGACATGTGAGTAGTGTAATCAGTGAATAGTCACCGACCGGACTGCTGATTCGGCCCTACAGTCACCACTTCTGTTGGAGCAGCTCTCTGGGCCGCTGAACTTGAAGGCAAGGGCAAAAGTACTGCTACTGCGgctggagaggagatcgaggtgtTGCTTCCAGGTGTTGACAAGTCGtctgggaagaaggagttgtAGATAGCCCTCGAACAATGACAAGTTAGGTGGATAACGAGATGAAAATGAATGCATAAAATGAAGTCTGTTCCAAGAGGAAAGTCGCATCAATACCGCATACAAATcggtcaaagtggaggtcatgACATTTCCAACTCCCACTTCAAGCGATCGTCCAACTAATTGCCACTGGATCAATTCTCTTTCCAATATTGTTCTATCCGTATATACCGCAAGCTCAACAGCCTTCTCATCAGATCCATCTTATAACGTGAGCAATATCATAGTACGACCTAGCAAGCGCTCATCCTGATCGTAGCATGCCGCCTGCTCCCACCGTCCAACAAGTACAAAGCCTCTATTCGGCGACCGTCAGCGCGGCTTCCCGATTCGCATCGTACAACTTTCATAATTACTTCTTACGACGGACGGATGAGGTCTTCAAGCCTGTGCTGGAAGCGATCAACCCAGCCTCTGGTTCCACACCAGTCGGCTCCATTGAACCCAACGAGCTGGCCAAGTTTTAcgaggagcagaagacaCAATTAGAAGTAATGAAGCGGGCATCGGAAGTGAACCGTATGTTTGAGGGTCCGAAACTCGTTGTGGAGCATGCGAGACCCATTACCagcggaggaggagcaggcaTGGAGGCTAGTGccggcggtggtggtcaGCCAGTGTGAATCATCGACGCGTGAGTGTTATCGGGCGAGAATCAGGCGACGTAAGCTGATGAGACACTCCAGCTAGATTTCCTTTCAACTTTTTTCCCCTTTCCGTAGTACCTACATGTATCACGCTGCCATCCTTTCATGATTCCTGTACCAGCATTGCATTGTTCATAGTGCACTTTGATCCAAGTTCCCTTCCTGTTTTCTCGACGGATTGTTACACCAACTTGACCGACACTGCTATCGTTGAACGGTACCGGTATGCCGTTATTCGGAACACGAAAGCAAACAGCGAAGGTCGATTCAAGTGATCCGAAAAGGCACTGGTATGCTTTGAGAGATGCAGATGAGGAGGCAATCTTAGGCGATCATGTGCCAATCGGAGGTATTGTCCATCAGACCCAACGGACAAAATCGCTTACAACTACTCGAGGTGAAGGCACCGAGTCCTCGATGCTTAAGAGTGCAGTCAGTTCCGCTTCACCTGGACTGCTAGCTGATGTACCCTCCGTGTCAAAGCCGATCCTTATAGGGTGGAGGATTGGCATTGCGCTTATGTTCCTCTCTGCTGGCAGTCTTCTTTACCTCTTGACGTGTTCCGTGCCATCGTGGAGGGTGAATTGGAGCGTTGTACGAATCTTTTTACCTAAGCAAGATTTtggcttgttgtatgacaCTGCCAAATCTACGGAACCACCAAATTCCACAACGATTGCCTCAAGAATGCACTCGGAACACGCATTTGGTAAGCAGAATGCACCTGGTCTGCCGGGTTGTCTATTGACATATTTGAATCGTTGGCGTTGCTTTCTACAGGGAGTGCCGACGATCGCGGCAACGCTGGTGATCATGATGCTCTGGCCAAACGAGTTGCAAGTCAAGCTGAAGCGTATGGCTATGTGAGCGTTAACATGTGGGGATGGTGCCTTTCGGGAGACGGCGCAGAACAGTATGTCTAAACAAGTGGAAATGGATATCAAGCTCACCTGACAGTATCAGAATCATCTGCTCTCCGGAGAGCATGTGGTTCAATCTCGATGACCTTGTGGGAAAGTCTCCCAAGTAAGTTGACTTGATGATGTTCCTGCTCATATAACGCCCTTCGCTGCCGAAAGACTACCCGCAACCAGTTTCAATCCTTTTCTGCTGCATGCCTTGATTATGCACGGAATTGGTGAGCTTtcgatcttccttctccgtcCAATAATCCAGCCCCAGAATGCTGACCCACCTCCAGCAATGCTTGCTGCGATGCTGGCGGTGATTCCCATGGGACTTACGACATGGCGCATATGTCGAGCAAAAGcgccagaggtgagtttctgcGATAAATGGAGAGACTGATCTCGCTGATGCTTGTCACAGAtccaaggaggatggttTGAGCATGGCAGCGTACTCGTAGCATGTCTGCTCTGCCTGACGTCGGTAAGTCTTTCGTGTAGAGCTACAAAAAGCAAGCTGACGACGTCTTGACGTTCTAGTGGATCGTTGATCGATGTTTGAAAAAGAGCGTATCGCATCGTGTGACTGCATATAGGGTGGAATCCGGGTGAGTAAGGTCCAATCGCAGACGAGACAAGAGTGCACGCCTGACTTCCCAGGACAGGTCAGCGGTGGTGATAACAGGTGTTTCAACTATTCTGTTGTTCGCAgcttttcttctctctgcCATCCCAGTAGTATACATGCACATGAGGCGGCAATCGCAACTGCTCAAATACTGGAAGAATCTGGAGGACTATGACACCGCCTTCGCGCGACagaaagacgatgatgatgacgggGGCGGAGATGAGCAAGAGGGACAGATGAGGATATCAAGTTCGAGGCGACGATTGAGGGACCACCGCCTGACTCGCATATTCTTTGGTACTGCCGAGAAGCATGAGGATGGTGTGGTTAACGATAGACGAAGAGGTAGACGAGTGAAAAGGGATAGAAGGAGACGAGGCAATTCATCCAGAGAGAGAAAAAGTAGAGATAGGAAGAGAAAAGGGGACCgtagaaggaggtgaaagaTGAACGCCACATTGTCGGAGATTCGGGCCGGAAGTGTATAGTGAGAAGTCGCTGTGGCATTTAAATTAGGATTGGACCCTGAATTATCATGAAAgcgagatggaaggttgGGGAATGACGAACACACACTCCGCTAAGTCGCTGTAtcatcctcactcactcactcactcactcctaTCTTTTtctcatcctttctcttcaaCATTTCACTTCACCACCTTTTCTCCCTCCACTCATTAAAAACACCGTATACTTCACTTCACACAATGTCCTCCTTCACTGACAACGACGTCAAGGCCGTCAAGTGAGTATTCCTGCATCACGGttctctttccacttcctttGGTCTCGCTTCCTCTATAGCCCACGTCGCTGTTGCCAGACTgttctctcatcatcttttATTTTTTCACTTTGCACAACCCGTCTGCAGCTGCACATACTGACTAGACGTCTCTTCCTTCAGCACCATCCGTACTCTTGCTGCGGATGTCGTCGCCAAGGTATGTTGAGCTACCTTATTCGCTTCAATTCGGTGAGATTAGCTGACAAACGTGCTCCTCCTTTGTGCTCCTCCTTTTCTAGGCCAACTCTGGTCACCCTGGTGCTCCCATGGTGAGGTTTACCAAGAGTTAAAGTCACTGTTCCTCCTGCTGACATTGTCTTGTAGGGTATGGCCCCCGTCGCCCACGTTCTTTTCAGTCGATTCATGAAGTTCAACTCTAAAAACCCCAAGTGGATCAACCGAGACCGATTCGTCCTCTCCAACGGTCACGCGTGAGCTCGAGAACCGCCATATCTAATCTCTCTGCGTTGCTGACCGTCCATCAATTCCACAGATGTGCTCTCCAATACATCTTGCTCCACCTTGCCGGTTACAACGTCACTTTGGACGACCTTAAAGCTTTCCGACAGATCGACTCTATCACCCCCGGTCACCCCGAGGTCGGTGTCACTGACGGTATCGAGGTTACCACCGGTCCTCTCGGTCAAGGTAAGCCCTCTTTGTTCACATGTTCGATTGACTAACATTGTCTGCAGGTATCGCCAACGCTGTTGGTCTTGCTATCGGTCAGGCTCACATGGGCGCCGTCTTCAACAAGGATGGCTTCCCTTTGATCGACAACTATACCTATGGTGCGTACTCTTCAATTCAGGCCGGGGTTGGTAACTGACCTGGCTGTTTAGCTTTCCTCGGTGATGGTTGTCTGCAGGAGGGTGTTGCTTCCGAGGCTTGTTCTCTTGCCGGGTGCGTACAGACTCGGATGAACAGGAACAAGACAAACTGACATCCCTTGCAGTCACTTGAAATTGGGCAACTTGATCGCCATCTGGGATGACAACAGTGTGTTTTCCGAAACTGCAAGCTGAATCTCAGCTGACTTTCCTCAGGGATCACCATCGACGGTGACACCAACGTCTCTTTCACGGAGGACGTCGAGCAACGATACAAGTCATACGGTTGGAACGTGCTCCACGTCGACAACGGTGATGAGTGCGTGGTTCAGGACAGCTGAGGTGACTGAAACTGACAACTTGAATAGCGATCTCGCTGCCATCGAGGCTGCCATCAACGAGGCCAAGAAGAGTACCGACGCTCCTACCCTCATCAAGCTCAGGACAACTATTGGTTTCGGCTCTCTCGGTGCCGGTGGTCACAACGTCCACGGTGCTCGTACGTGTTCTCCTCTGCCGCTGTCTTCATTACTAACGATACCTCTGCAGCCCTCAAGAAGGACGACATTGttcagctcaagaagaagttcgGCTTCAACCCCGAGGAGTTCTTCGCCGTCCCCAAGGAGACTGCCGACATCTACAACGCCGCTGCTGAGAAGGGTGCCAAGGCTGAGGCTGAGTGGAAGGACCTCTTCAAGGCTTACTCCGAGAAGTACCCCAAGGAGGCTTCCGAGCTCGAGCGACGAGTTGCCGGCCGTCTTCCTGACGGATGGGAGAAGGCTCTCCCTACATACACCACTGCCGATGCCGCTGTTGGTAGCCGAAAGCTCTCCGagaccaccatcaccaagcTCGCCGAGGTTTTGCCCGAGTTGGTTGGTGGTTCCGCCGACTTGACTGGTTCCAACTTGACTCGATGGAAGGACGCCGAAGACTTCCAGCACCCCTCAACCGGTCTTGGTAGTTACGCTGGTCGATACTTCCGATTCGGTATTCGAGAGCACGGTATGACCGCCATCTGCAACGGTCTCGCTGCTTACGGTGGTCTTATCCCCTTCGGTGCTACTTTCCTTAACTTCGTCTCTTACGCTGCCGGTGCCGTTCGACTATCCGCTTTGTCTCACCTTCGAGTCATCCAAGTCGCTACCCACGACTCTATTGGTCTCGGTGAGGACGGACCTACTCACCAACCGGTTGAGACCGCCGCTTGGCTCCGAGCTCTTCCCAACCTCGCCTTCTGGAGACCTGCCGACGGTAACGAGACCTCTGCTTCTTACCTCGTCTCTATCTTGTCTCAGCACACCCCCTCCGTTTTGGCGTTCTCTCGACAAAACTTGCCTCAACTTGCTGGATCTTCCATCGAGAAGGCTGCTCGAGGTGGATAcgttgttgaggatgttgagaACCCCGACGTCGTTCTCGTTTCTACCGGATCTGAGGTTACCCTCTGTGCCCAGGCCATTGACCAACTTAAGGCCAAGGGCATTAAGGCTCGTCTCGTTTCTTTGCCCTGTTTCGAGGTCTTCGTGAGTGTTTCGTCTACAGCTGCTGAAGACTACGCTAATCTCTGTGCCATAGAACACCCAATCCAAGGACTACAAGCTCAGCGTCTTGCCCTCTGgtcctcccatcctttccgTTGAGGCTTACTCCACCTTCGGTTGGGGCCAATACTCTCACGACCACTTTGGTCTCAAGGCTTGGGGATCTTCTGGACCATATGACAAGGTTTacgccaaggtgagtatcagaGTCTTGCTACAATGATAtttcaagctgacaagtcaCCTCAGTTTGACTTGACCCCCGAAGGTATCTCCCAGCGGGCTGAGAAGGTTGTTGACTTCTACAAGAAGCGAGGACAGCCTTTGTTCTCTCCTTTGATCTCTGCTTTGGACGACATTTCCGAGTAGATACATGGTTGCTGCAGACCTTGATATGTGATATGTTTACTTGCGATCTGTAGTACATGATTCGTGGTTGCAGGCATACTGTCAAGACGCCAGTGTAAAATAACGGATAGGTTGCCGAGCCCTGCGCACGTGGACATCCCTTATCTGATGATGCACTTGAGATGGCCATGAGCCCACATCTCAACAAATGTCAGAACAAGTCGTCTTTCAATTGTTCAGCTAAGCGGTGATCCTCTCTGCTTTGCTAGAGAAATTACGTGCGATGGATATCGAGCAGTAAGTATACAGCACAGTCCTGCGAATTCTGCTAATCGGGCCCCATTTATTCCTAGATTTCGAAAAGCTGGTATGTCCAGATAAGCAATAAGGGTGCTGGTGTTGACAATTTGTGCAAAGGCTATGCGGCCGTCGATGCTATCTGCGATTACTACCAGACCTTGTCTGAGAGGCCAGTCAAAGCTCAAGTACAGCCAGGATATCTGTTAGACAAGCTGCCAAGTAGGTCATTGCGATCAAATCGAAGGACGACCACGCTAACCATCCACAATGTCCGGCAGAGGAAGCGCCTGCGCAAGGCGAGCCTTTCCATGAGATTGCCGCTGCTTTTCAGAATGATATATTGCCAGGTTCGTGGAATCACAGTGGACAAACAGTCATGGCTGAACCGACCAATGTGATAGGCATCACACACTGGCAGTCCCCGCAATTCTTTGCCTACTTTCCTGCAAACTCTACGTTTGAGGGAATGATTGCAGATCTCTATGCCGCCAGTGTCAGCAACCCTGGGTTTAATGTGAGTACCCACTAACGTCGTCTTGGGTAGTATGATGCTTAAACGACAATTCTAGTGGATATGCTCGCCGGCGTGTACGGAACTTGAACAGGTGGTAGTTGATTGGGTAGCAAAGATGCTCGGACTAGGCCCTTCCTTCTGGACTAGTTCCGGTGTCGGAGGAGGTgtcatcatggtgagttgttcaTGACTCGTGGTTGACTATGTGTAATTGACGTGCGTGCGTGCATGCGTGCTGTGTAGGGATCCGCCTCGGAGGCAGCTTTGACCGCCGCAATGGCTGCGCGAGAACGATCTCTGCGACGTCTCGCTGGGCATGAACATGCAGCAGAGAACGGACAGATCGAAGTCCCAGATGAGATTAGGCAAAAGTACGGTCAAAAGCTGGTCATCTACGGTAGCACTCAGACTCATAGTTTGGGATCCAAGGTATGTCCGAACACAACTACCGGAGGTCGTGCTAAAGTTCCACATACCAGGCTGCAATCATGCTGGGTCTGCCGTTCCGAGCAATTCCGGTCTCTGCTGAG is part of the Kwoniella shandongensis chromosome 12, complete sequence genome and harbors:
- a CDS encoding transketolase; protein product: MSSFTDNDVKAVNTIRTLAADVVAKANSGHPGAPMGMAPVAHVLFSRFMKFNSKNPKWINRDRFVLSNGHACALQYILLHLAGYNVTLDDLKAFRQIDSITPGHPEVGVTDGIEVTTGPLGQGIANAVGLAIGQAHMGAVFNKDGFPLIDNYTYAFLGDGCLQEGVASEACSLAGHLKLGNLIAIWDDNRITIDGDTNVSFTEDVEQRYKSYGWNVLHVDNGDDDLAAIEAAINEAKKSTDAPTLIKLRTTIGFGSLGAGGHNVHGAPLKKDDIVQLKKKFGFNPEEFFAVPKETADIYNAAAEKGAKAEAEWKDLFKAYSEKYPKEASELERRVAGRLPDGWEKALPTYTTADAAVGSRKLSETTITKLAEVLPELVGGSADLTGSNLTRWKDAEDFQHPSTGLGSYAGRYFRFGIREHGMTAICNGLAAYGGLIPFGATFLNFVSYAAGAVRLSALSHLRVIQVATHDSIGLGEDGPTHQPVETAAWLRALPNLAFWRPADGNETSASYLVSILSQHTPSVLAFSRQNLPQLAGSSIEKAARGGYVVEDVENPDVVLVSTGSEVTLCAQAIDQLKAKGIKARLVSLPCFEVFNTQSKDYKLSVLPSGPPILSVEAYSTFGWGQYSHDHFGLKAWGSSGPYDKVYAKFDLTPEGISQRAEKVVDFYKKRGQPLFSPLISALDDISE